The genomic stretch AAGATTGGCCCCATTAGCTGTAATTAAAGGAGAATAAAAATGAAAATCCCCTTTTTTTTATTATTTTGCTCAATTACTAAACTGCTTTTTAGTTTATGAAAAGAAGGCTTTCAAAATCAATAAGAAAACATATTCGCAGGCAAAAGGCTCAGATCAGAAGAGAGGTTTTAGATGTTAAAAAGCAACAAGAGTTAATAAGCGAATTGATTAATAAATTTCATACTAATAAAGTTTTAAAAAAATAAAGAATGAGAATACGTGATATCTATAATTTGGCAATAAAAATGGGAATAGATTCTGATTTCAGAAGCAGGGATTTTATTGAAAAGCTTTTAGAAAGAAAAAGGAAAAAATATGAGAAATTACCAGAAAAAGAAAAAGAGTTTTTTGATAAAGAAACTTTAAAAAACCCTTATTCTGATTCCCAGATTTTAAATATTGCAGATGACAGAGAAATCAAAAGAATTTTGATAGGTATTGATATTGACCCAGCCGAGATTTTATTAGCCAAGGAGCTGGGGAACATTGATTTAATCATTTCTCATCATCCCTTAGGAAAAGCCCTGGCAAATCTCCATGATGTCATGGAGCTTCAATGTGATATTTTAAACATGTATGGTGTGCCTATCAATGTTGCTGAAGGATTAATGAGAGAAAGGATTTCAGAAGTTGCTCGTGGCGTTAATAAGCTTAATCATGAAAGAACAGTTGATACAGTAAAACTTTTGGGATTTAATTTAATGTGCCTTCATACAATCTGCGATAATTTGGCAGCCAAATTTTTAAAAGATAAAATTGAAGAGAAAAAAGATGATCTATTAAGACTTGAGGATTTAATAGGTTTTTTAAAAACTATACCAGAATACAGGCATGCAATTAAGATTGGAGCAGGTCCGAAGATTTTTACTGGGAATAAAGAGAACCGTTGCGGTAAGATCGCTTTAACTGAAATTACCGGCGGAACTGAAGGTTCTCCAAAGCTTTATGAGAAAA from Patescibacteria group bacterium encodes the following:
- a CDS encoding NGG1p interacting factor NIF3 is translated as MRIRDIYNLAIKMGIDSDFRSRDFIEKLLERKRKKYEKLPEKEKEFFDKETLKNPYSDSQILNIADDREIKRILIGIDIDPAEILLAKELGNIDLIISHHPLGKALANLHDVMELQCDILNMYGVPINVAEGLMRERISEVARGVNKLNHERTVDTVKLLGFNLMCLHTICDNLAAKFLKDKIEEKKDDLLRLEDLIGFLKTIPEYRHAIKIGAGPKIFTGNKENRCGKIALTEITGGTEGSPKLYEKMAIAGIGTTIGMHISEEHKKEAEAANINVVIAGHMSSDSLGVNLFLDELEKRGVEVISCSGLTRISRINK